In Planctomycetia bacterium, the following proteins share a genomic window:
- a CDS encoding DUF1990 family protein, producing MIEWNRGDNSVWYDILAFSRPNHVLIRLGYPLVRRAQKRFTRESAASMLKAVQSGTSTKAG from the coding sequence ATGATCGAATGGAACCGGGGCGACAACAGCGTATGGTATGACATTCTGGCTTTCTCTCGACCGAACCATGTCTTGATCCGGCTCGGTTATCCATTGGTACGCCGAGCGCAAAAAAGATTTACACGAGAGTCAGCAGCATCCATGCTCAAGGCTGTTCAATCTGGTACCTCAACGAAAGCCGGTTGA
- a CDS encoding sigma-70 family RNA polymerase sigma factor → MEPSQYSERLSMIVTRWSLLHQAHDEGGDTARSAQERLLARYGGAVRRYLLGCTRNPDMADELYQEFAIKLLQGGMQGAKPEKGRFRHFLKGVLFHLLADQHQKQKRRPLGWKTELPEPMAPFTTTSESDAAFQVEWRAELLNTTWRKLQEEEASQGQPYFTVLAHRREFPKERSEETAISLTGKLGKTYSAPAVRQILHRARERFAYILLEQVTQSLNEPTVEELHQEVVDLDLLKYCKPTLDNIAQKWEQ, encoded by the coding sequence ATGGAACCCAGCCAATACTCAGAACGGCTCAGTATGATTGTGACCCGGTGGAGTCTCCTCCATCAGGCACATGATGAGGGGGGCGATACAGCTCGCTCAGCCCAGGAGCGGCTGTTGGCCCGATATGGAGGAGCCGTTCGGCGATATTTGCTAGGTTGCACCCGAAATCCAGATATGGCAGATGAGCTATATCAGGAGTTTGCCATTAAGCTACTCCAAGGCGGGATGCAAGGTGCTAAGCCGGAGAAGGGGCGATTTCGGCATTTTCTCAAAGGTGTCCTCTTCCACCTGCTGGCGGATCAGCATCAAAAACAGAAAAGGAGGCCTTTAGGTTGGAAGACGGAACTGCCGGAGCCGATGGCCCCTTTTACTACCACATCAGAATCTGATGCGGCATTTCAGGTTGAATGGAGAGCTGAATTACTCAATACGACATGGCGAAAACTCCAAGAAGAAGAGGCGAGCCAGGGCCAGCCCTATTTCACGGTACTTGCTCATCGGCGAGAATTTCCGAAAGAGCGCTCTGAAGAAACGGCAATATCACTCACAGGGAAACTGGGAAAGACGTATAGCGCTCCGGCTGTTCGCCAAATACTGCATCGTGCCCGGGAACGCTTCGCCTACATTCTACTGGAGCAAGTGACTCAATCCCTCAATGAACCAACCGTGGAAGAGCTTCATCAAGAAGTGGTAGACTTAGACCTTTTGAAATACTGCAAGCCAACTCTGGATAATATTGCACAAAAATGGGAACAGTGA